ATGAATAGGAAAACTTGCGCAATCCCAATGGCCATAATTGAATATGTATTGCGCCGAAAACCCAAAACCGCACCAAGCAAAGTAAATTCGCGCCCCTCTTGGCGACATAAACTCCCTTCATAAAACCCGACAGCAATGGCAGGCCCAACCAACAGGAAACCGGACAAGGCCGGCAAGATTAAATAAGGTAATTCCAGCATATAAAAGCCAAAGGAAATCAGTAAACCCACAATTAAAAAAAGGGTCGCATATAATGTGCTGACCCCTTTTAATGCCTGTGTATCGTCCCAGCCATGCGCTAACCACTGAAAAACCCGGCCTGTTTCAACCTGTTTGGGCAAGGTCATTTCTTCGACCAAAAATACCTCATGGGGGGCTTTATGAACCTGTGTCATCCTCATTCTCCTTTTGACCCAAAACCTGTTGATAGGCATGCCAGGTGGCGTGACCGATGAGGGGAAAAGCAAAAATCAATCCCAATCCTGTTACCAGCGCGGTAAACATCACCGCCACAATCATCGCCGCCCATAAGATCATCACCGGGAAATTGCGAATAACGGCATAGGCACTTGTCACCATAGCCGGGATCAACATGGTTTTACGATCCACCATCATGGGCAGGGAAAAAGCCCCGGTCAGAAAAATCCCTACGGCAAAAATACTGCCTTCGGCCAATAACATAATACCAAAATGAATCCCTTCCATGGAAAAGGCCCTGTCAAAGATATGGCCCCATTCCGGCATAATTCCAGGAAAAGAAATGGCAAAGACCGTAAAAGCCATCTTTATCCAGATCATAAACAGGAAAACTTGCGCAATCCCAATCGCCATGATCGCCAGCGTATTGCGCCGGAATCCCCAGATTGCGTGCCAGAGTGTGAATTCATCACCGCGTTGACGACGCAAACTGCCCTCATAAAAACCCACCGCAATGGCAGGGCCAACCAGTAGAAATCCTGTTAAAGACGGTAAAATCAAATAGGGAAGCTTGAGAAAGTGAAACCCAAAGGAAATAAAAACCCCGATGAACAGGAATAAGGCAGCATAGATCATGCTGACTTTTTTCAAATGTTTAGTATCGGTCCAGCCTTTAGCCAGCCACATAAAGACATCTTCGGTCTGGACCTTGCGCACATGGGCCATTTCCGGCACAAGAAAACTGCGCTGCGGTTTTGTGGATTGTTCTGTCATATCCCCTCCCAGAAGATAGCGCCCAGGCCACAAATTTCTTATAATTATTCTAAGAGTAAAACACACAAAGGTGAGTTATGGCAAGATTACGCGTGATTGAAGGCGATATCACCACATTGGATGTGGATGTCATTGTGAATGCCGCCAACCCGACTTTGTTAGGCGGTGGCGGTGTTGATGGGGCCATCCACCGCGCCGCCGGGCCTGCGCTTTTAGATGAGTGTCGCACCTTGGGGGGCTGTGAAACAGGTCAGGCCAAAATCACATCTGGCTATCACTTAAAAGCCCCTCACATCATCCATACCGTTGGCCCCATCTGGCATCAATATTTCCCAGAAGAAGCCGATCAACTGCTTGCAGCTTGTTATGAAAACAGCCTGAAGCTTTGCTTAAAGAATAGTCTACAAGTTATTGCTTTTCCAGCAATTTCAACAGGAATTTATGGTTTTCCAGCTGAACGAGCTGCCCGGCTTGTGGTACAAACAGTGGCTCAGTTTTGTGACAATCATTCAGAAATCAAAGAAGTCATTTTTTGTTGTTTCGATCCCGAGAGTAAAGCTTTGCATCAATCCGCTTTAGATCATTTATAACTGATTATCCTCCACCCAATCCTTCAGGCTTTCCAAAAAGCCAAGAGCGGTGCGGCCAAAATCCGTAATCTCATAGGCCACAGCAACAGGCTTGGTACTGATCACCTGACGGGTGAGTAATCCATTTTCTTCCATTTCCTGTAGGCGTTGGGCAATCATTTTCTTGCTTGCCCCACCGACCATGCGATTTAAATCGTTAAAGCGCACGGGACCATCCTGTAAATGCCACAGGATTGAGCCTTTCCATTTCCCGCCTAAAACCCGCATGCCCCGTTCAATGGAACAGGGTTCCGTACAGATATTTTCAACTATTTTCCGGCCGTTTTCTGCCGTTTTTACCGATGCTTTCATCTTTTTGACCTAGGTTACAAAAAGTATACTAGTTGACCTTAGTAACCATTCTACTACATCCTGTTGCAAAGTTAAACATTGCTGATAAAGGAAAGCCAGCTCATGAAAACCATCCTCTTGATCTCAGGAAAAGAAACCAGTGAATTTGCCCGCGGTGGCTATAACCAAGGGCTGTTTGACACAGCAAAAGAAACCTTGGGACAAAACTATCATATCCTGAGCACGGTTATTGAAGACGGATATGACGTTGAAGAAGAAATCGCCAAATATAAACAGGCTGATATCGTGATTTATCAATACCCTGTCTATTGGTTCATGATGCCATCTAGCTTGAAAAAATATATGGATGAGGTTTTTGCCTATGACAGTTTCTTCACCTTCAGCGATGGTCCTTATGGCAGTGGCGGGCTGATGACAGGCAAAAAGTTCATGCTCTCTACCACATGGAACGCCCCCGAAACAGTCTTTAATAACCCTGAACATTTCGACAATGGTCAGTCCGTTGATGACATCCTGTTTCCCATGCGCACCAGCCATTTCTTCTGCGGTTTTGAAGAACTGACGCATTTCTCCAGCCATGATATCGTCAGCAACCCGGATTTTGAAAGAGATCAAAAACGCTTTATCGCTCACCTTCAGGATACCCTGCTCAAGGAAGCTCAACATGCAGCCTGATATTCATCTTTATACCGCCTCCACCATGAATGGCTGGAAACCGGTGATTTTTCTGGAAGAAGCAGGTGTGCCTTATCACCTCACTGCCATTGATTTTTCCAAGCAGGAACAAAAAGAAGACTGGTATGTCGATCTTAACCCCAATGGCCGTATCCCAACCATTGTGGACCGTTCCAATGATGATTTCACCGTTTTTGAATCCGGGGCCATTCTTTGGTATCTGGCTGAAAAATATGAAAAATTCCTGCCCGCTGGGGAAAAAGAAAAGTCCGAAGCCCTGCAATGGATGATGTTTCAAATGAGTGCTATTGGCCCGATGATGGGCCAAGCCATGTATTTCCAACGCATAGCCGCCCCCCAAGGCCATGAAGATAAATTTGCCATCAACCGCTTTGTCACAGAATCGCGTCGTTTGCTGGAAATTCTCGATAAACAACTAAAAGGGCACGACTATATCTTGGGCGATGACTATAGCATCGTTGATATGGCGACTTATCCTTGGGCACGCAGTTTTTATTGGGCCAAGGTAGACATCAACGGATTAGATCACCTTCAATCCTGGTTTGATCGTTTAGACCAACGCCCGGCCATTCAAAAAGCCCTGACCATCCCCAAAGCCTTCCCTGCCTTTTTTGGTGAAGGTGACGTGGATGCGGCCATTGAAATGAATTCAAATCGCTTCAAACAAGATGTGAAGGGCTAAAAAGGCTTACGCCTCACGCAAGACAATTACATCCATCAGGTGGTCGACCCCGGCCACCTGTCGATCTTTGCGCAACTCCCAACGCGTTGCAGCCTCGCTATAGCCTTGTTTCACAGCACAGTCCAACGTCACAGCCGTGGCAATGGCACGCACGCCTTCGGCCTTGGTTTGTTTTTCCATTTTGGCCGATACATTGGCCGCATCACCAATCACCGTATATTCCAGACGATGTTCTTCACCAATGACCCCAAACACAATGGGGCCAGAGGCACAAGAGGCATGGATCACCACAGGTTCCAACCCTTGTTCACTTCGTTCTGCATTCCATTGATCTGAGGCCCTGATAATCTCTTCCATGGCTTTTAAGGATTGCGCCGCATGGCTTGTGGATTCGGTTAAGACACCGAAATAGGCCATAATGCCATCGCCGGTAAATTTATCCACATGACCGCCACAGCCGGAAATAATCGGTACAATCCGTTTATGATATTCAGTGATCAGGGCGATTTGTTCTTCCGGGGTGCTGCGTTTGGTTAGGGGTGTAAAGCCACGAATATCCACGTTTAAAATAGAAGCCTCGCGCGACACCACATCGCCAACCTTTGCGTCGCTTTCAGAATTTTTAATCTGTTCAGCCAAATCATCAGAAAAAAACCGCGACAAAGATCGGGCCGCTTGGCCTTGGGTCACTGATTGTTTCAATAAAACACGGGCACGAATCGTTGCCACCGCTAAAATAAGGGACACCATCAAAATGGAAACAATTTTGTCAAATTCCCCCCCAATCAACACACTGTTTGAGGTGAGGTAGCGCACATAATCACGAGTCAACATGGTGTTCATATCATCCATGACCACCACATAGCCCACCATAAAGCCCCACCCCACAGCGGCCGCCAACCCGCTGAGCAAAATATATCGTGCTTCAAAACGAAGGGTGCGCAAGGCAATGAAGATAAAGATATAAAGGACTGTTGGTGCTTTAAGATAAAAGCTTGGCGGCTGCATATATTGAATATGAAAACTGAAAATCGTCCCAAAAAGCAGCAGAATATCAGCCATGATCGAAGCCCCAATCATCAAGCCAGACAGGCGTATACGGTAACTGAGATAAAGCCGCACAAGTGTGAAAACCAGATAAACCGACAAGACATAAGGCACCGGAGCAAAAGGCGCATCGGGATGAAAGGTCTTGGGCGAAATCGCATAAAGCGTGCCAAAGGTAAAAACCACCAGCAACTGAATCCAGCCAACCAGCTGTTCAGAAATATTTTGCTGATCCACAATCGCTTTTTGTACCCGTTTGGGCACATTTCGATCACCAGCATCCCCAATAAAATGATAAATACAGTCCCTTAGCATTTACGGAACCAATTTATAACCGCCGGGTTCTGTCACCAGAATCTGTGCATTGGACGGGTCTTTTTCGATTTTTTGGCGCAGACGATATACATGGGTCTCCAAAGTATGGGTTGTTACGCCTGCGTTATAACCCCAAACTTCAT
This sequence is a window from Terasakiella sp. SH-1. Protein-coding genes within it:
- a CDS encoding DUF2189 domain-containing protein, whose product is MTQVHKAPHEVFLVEEMTLPKQVETGRVFQWLAHGWDDTQALKGVSTLYATLFLIVGLLISFGFYMLELPYLILPALSGFLLVGPAIAVGFYEGSLCRQEGREFTLLGAVLGFRRNTYSIMAIGIAQVFLFMVWIRLSFTLFAIAFPGISPDWPLIVERAFSMEGLHFALMITGLGSIFASLIFLTGAFSLPLMIDRKTLLIPAMLTSAYAVVLNFKTMVLWAVIITLIMFAGLITGFGLILAFPLIGHATWHAYREVIGQK
- a CDS encoding DUF2189 domain-containing protein translates to MTEQSTKPQRSFLVPEMAHVRKVQTEDVFMWLAKGWTDTKHLKKVSMIYAALFLFIGVFISFGFHFLKLPYLILPSLTGFLLVGPAIAVGFYEGSLRRQRGDEFTLWHAIWGFRRNTLAIMAIGIAQVFLFMIWIKMAFTVFAISFPGIMPEWGHIFDRAFSMEGIHFGIMLLAEGSIFAVGIFLTGAFSLPMMVDRKTMLIPAMVTSAYAVIRNFPVMILWAAMIVAVMFTALVTGLGLIFAFPLIGHATWHAYQQVLGQKENEDDTGS
- a CDS encoding O-acetyl-ADP-ribose deacetylase, whose product is MARLRVIEGDITTLDVDVIVNAANPTLLGGGGVDGAIHRAAGPALLDECRTLGGCETGQAKITSGYHLKAPHIIHTVGPIWHQYFPEEADQLLAACYENSLKLCLKNSLQVIAFPAISTGIYGFPAERAARLVVQTVAQFCDNHSEIKEVIFCCFDPESKALHQSALDHL
- a CDS encoding helix-turn-helix domain-containing protein, which codes for MKASVKTAENGRKIVENICTEPCSIERGMRVLGGKWKGSILWHLQDGPVRFNDLNRMVGGASKKMIAQRLQEMEENGLLTRQVISTKPVAVAYEITDFGRTALGFLESLKDWVEDNQL
- a CDS encoding NAD(P)H-dependent oxidoreductase, which encodes MKTILLISGKETSEFARGGYNQGLFDTAKETLGQNYHILSTVIEDGYDVEEEIAKYKQADIVIYQYPVYWFMMPSSLKKYMDEVFAYDSFFTFSDGPYGSGGLMTGKKFMLSTTWNAPETVFNNPEHFDNGQSVDDILFPMRTSHFFCGFEELTHFSSHDIVSNPDFERDQKRFIAHLQDTLLKEAQHAA
- a CDS encoding glutathione binding-like protein — protein: MQPDIHLYTASTMNGWKPVIFLEEAGVPYHLTAIDFSKQEQKEDWYVDLNPNGRIPTIVDRSNDDFTVFESGAILWYLAEKYEKFLPAGEKEKSEALQWMMFQMSAIGPMMGQAMYFQRIAAPQGHEDKFAINRFVTESRRLLEILDKQLKGHDYILGDDYSIVDMATYPWARSFYWAKVDINGLDHLQSWFDRLDQRPAIQKALTIPKAFPAFFGEGDVDAAIEMNSNRFKQDVKG
- a CDS encoding adenylate/guanylate cyclase domain-containing protein, whose amino-acid sequence is MLRDCIYHFIGDAGDRNVPKRVQKAIVDQQNISEQLVGWIQLLVVFTFGTLYAISPKTFHPDAPFAPVPYVLSVYLVFTLVRLYLSYRIRLSGLMIGASIMADILLLFGTIFSFHIQYMQPPSFYLKAPTVLYIFIFIALRTLRFEARYILLSGLAAAVGWGFMVGYVVVMDDMNTMLTRDYVRYLTSNSVLIGGEFDKIVSILMVSLILAVATIRARVLLKQSVTQGQAARSLSRFFSDDLAEQIKNSESDAKVGDVVSREASILNVDIRGFTPLTKRSTPEEQIALITEYHKRIVPIISGCGGHVDKFTGDGIMAYFGVLTESTSHAAQSLKAMEEIIRASDQWNAERSEQGLEPVVIHASCASGPIVFGVIGEEHRLEYTVIGDAANVSAKMEKQTKAEGVRAIATAVTLDCAVKQGYSEAATRWELRKDRQVAGVDHLMDVIVLREA